In the genome of Pusillimonas sp. T7-7, the window CCCCATCGGCACAGCGACGATCGCCTACTTTGCCAGTGACAACCCCATCAATGAGGCCATCGACTTGGCCGGCCTGGCTCCCGACGTCAAAATTGCGCGCGAAATCACCGATGTGTTCCAGCCTGTGTACGAGAAGTTCTACGCCAAGAACGGCATCAAGGTACTGGGCTTTTCCACCTATCCTGCTCAAGTGTTGTTCTGCAATGCAGACATCAACGATCTGTCAGATGTGAAAGGCAAGAAAGTCCGTACCAGCAGCCGCACAACGGCTGAATTCGTCCAGGCTTTGGGCGGATCCAGTGTGACCATACCCTTTGGTGAGGTGGTGCCCGCCTTGCAGAACGGCGTGGTCGATTGCGCCATTACCGGATCGATGTCTGGCTATTCCGCCAAATGGTACGAAGTCAGCACACACCTATATGCGCTGCCCATCAACTGGAACCAGCAAATACACGCCGCCAACCAGGCTTACTGGGACAAGCTCGACCCCAAGGTCCAGGACTTTCTGCAGAAAAACATCACGCTCATGACAGACGACATCTGGGATGCCGCCGCCAAAGAAACCCAGGAAGGCTATGATTGCAATACGGGCGCCGACGCCTGCAGCCAGCCTGTCAAGGGCAAGATGAAGCTGGTGGAACCCACCGAGGCTGATCGCGAGCTGCTGAAGAAAATCGCAGCAGAAACCGTAGTTCCAAAATGGGCGGCCCGCTGCTCGGCCGAATGCGTTCAAGACTTCAACGCAACCATAGGCAAGAAACTGGGCATCACGGCCAGCAAGTAGTCACTATGTACTCGCGGCGGCATCAGCCGCCGCCGAACCATTGACTGGTGACCGACATGAACGACTCCACCGAACGCTACCCGCAGCTTGCCCGGCTGCTTACTTACGCCACAACACTGTCACGCATCGCCATCTGGGTGGCCGGCAGCCTGACTTTGCTCAGCGCCCTATA includes:
- a CDS encoding TRAP transporter substrate-binding protein, coding for MKKILLSTLAASTLLIGANSMAQEKVSGLPETQLQVVGGLSNLTAYRNHEQPFWTKTVPELSDGKVTATIKGFNEMGLKGPEILRLIGQGVIPIGTATIAYFASDNPINEAIDLAGLAPDVKIAREITDVFQPVYEKFYAKNGIKVLGFSTYPAQVLFCNADINDLSDVKGKKVRTSSRTTAEFVQALGGSSVTIPFGEVVPALQNGVVDCAITGSMSGYSAKWYEVSTHLYALPINWNQQIHAANQAYWDKLDPKVQDFLQKNITLMTDDIWDAAAKETQEGYDCNTGADACSQPVKGKMKLVEPTEADRELLKKIAAETVVPKWAARCSAECVQDFNATIGKKLGITASK